Proteins from a single region of bacterium:
- a CDS encoding LLM class flavin-dependent oxidoreductase, whose protein sequence is MSRGIAVFAGIQADAIRAIAREAEAAGYGSFWVNHPPAADGLAALGRAVRETRRAELGVGVIPLQSRAPASIIEGVRANALPLDRLVLGVGSANPGALPRMRDGVAALRGALSCRIYAGALGPKMCRLTGELFDGVLLNWLTPAYARRSAEWVRAGAAEAGRRAPRLAAYVRVAIGRAARERLAGEAKRYGAIPAYADNFARMGVAPIETCIAVDDPAAVPSALAAWNGAVDDVVIRVIPASDTAEDHLVVVRAAKPN, encoded by the coding sequence ATGAGCCGAGGCATCGCCGTTTTCGCCGGTATTCAGGCCGACGCCATCCGGGCGATCGCCCGCGAGGCCGAGGCGGCCGGCTACGGGTCGTTCTGGGTCAACCATCCGCCGGCGGCCGACGGGCTCGCGGCCCTCGGCCGGGCGGTCCGCGAGACGCGCCGCGCGGAGTTGGGCGTCGGCGTGATCCCGCTGCAGAGCCGCGCGCCCGCGAGCATCATCGAGGGCGTGCGCGCGAACGCGCTGCCGCTCGACCGGCTGGTGCTCGGGGTCGGGAGCGCCAATCCCGGCGCGCTGCCCCGGATGCGGGACGGGGTCGCGGCGCTGCGGGGTGCGCTCTCGTGCCGGATCTACGCCGGGGCCCTCGGCCCGAAGATGTGCCGCCTCACGGGCGAGCTGTTCGACGGCGTGCTGCTCAACTGGCTGACCCCGGCGTATGCGCGCCGGTCCGCGGAGTGGGTGCGCGCCGGGGCCGCCGAGGCGGGGCGCCGGGCGCCTCGCCTCGCGGCCTACGTGCGGGTGGCGATCGGCCGGGCCGCGCGCGAGCGCCTTGCCGGCGAGGCGAAGCGGTACGGGGCGATCCCGGCGTACGCGGACAACTTCGCGCGGATGGGGGTCGCGCCGATCGAAACCTGCATCGCGGTGGACGACCCCGCCGCGGTGCCGTCCGCCCTCGCGGCCTGGAATGGCGCTGTCGACGACGTCGTTATCCGGGTGATTCCCGCCTCCGACACCGCGGAGGACCACCTCGTGGTGGTGCGCGCGGCGAAGCCGAACTAA
- a CDS encoding Cof-type HAD-IIB family hydrolase, translated as MLVTDVDGTLVPENKIVPAGVIEAIHRAQDRGVKVCLATGRPWQATEPFVEAVRADTPVILYNGGLIYDFAHNRVLSRTAVPQATARAVLPVLRRFSNTSPLLFLHGEVYAERITPLTRLYEHRDRPLVILEIDSFQRLLDESPDEDPLKMLVIGEPPDLKALDEALGTLPVPVNRVFSQKDYLEILPQGNNKGRALPVLAQAAGVTLAETVAVGDAHNDLAMIQAAGLGVAVETSPPDVVAAAAWTCPPPEQEGLRVVIDRLLFNEG; from the coding sequence CTGCTCGTAACCGACGTCGACGGCACGCTCGTTCCGGAGAACAAGATCGTGCCGGCGGGCGTGATCGAGGCGATCCATCGGGCGCAGGACCGGGGCGTCAAAGTCTGCCTCGCCACCGGGCGCCCTTGGCAGGCGACGGAGCCCTTTGTGGAGGCGGTGCGCGCCGACACACCGGTCATACTCTACAACGGCGGGCTGATCTACGATTTTGCGCACAACCGCGTGCTCTCGCGCACGGCGGTGCCGCAGGCGACGGCCCGGGCGGTGCTGCCGGTACTGCGCCGGTTTTCCAATACCTCGCCGCTGCTGTTTCTCCACGGCGAGGTCTACGCGGAGCGGATCACGCCGCTCACGAGGCTGTACGAACATCGGGACCGGCCGCTCGTGATTCTCGAGATAGACAGCTTCCAGCGCCTGCTCGACGAGTCGCCGGACGAGGATCCGCTCAAGATGCTGGTCATCGGCGAGCCGCCGGACCTCAAAGCGCTCGACGAAGCGCTCGGTACCCTGCCCGTGCCGGTCAACCGCGTATTCTCCCAGAAGGACTATCTCGAGATTCTGCCGCAGGGCAACAACAAGGGGCGCGCGCTGCCGGTGCTGGCCCAGGCGGCCGGTGTGACGCTCGCCGAGACCGTCGCAGTCGGCGACGCGCACAACGATCTCGCGATGATCCAGGCCGCCGGGCTCGGCGTCGCGGTGGAGACGAGCCCGCCGGACGTCGTCGCCGCGGCCGCGTGGACGTGCCCGCCGCCGGAGCAGGAAGGCCTGCGCGTCGTGATCGACCGGCTGCTCTTCAACGAAGGGTAG
- a CDS encoding FAD/NAD(P)-binding oxidoreductase, translated as MRVRYKYLIVGGGMTADAAIDGIRQIDPSGSIAIVGSEPHPPYDRPPLTKALWKGRPLDSVWRKTNRAGADLKLGRTITGLDLRRKQAADDQGTVYEWDKLLFATGGTPRRLDAPDGDRVLYYRTLDDYTRLRALTERGERFAVIGAGFIGSEIAAALAMNNKRVTLLFPGEGIGGRVYPRELSQFLNGYYRDKGVDLQPGQRVAAIEAAGDKTRVRTLGGMDVTVDGVVAGLGIEPNIGLARSAGLETTDGVAVDEMLRAGHPDVYAAGDVALFYNPALGRRIRVEHEDNANTMGKAAGRNMAGEAEPYHHLPFFYSDLFDLGYEAVGDLDSRFETVVDWKKPHQEGVVYYLGDGRVRGVLLWNTWNQVDAARRLIAERGPFRPADLKGRLPETA; from the coding sequence GTGCGTGTGCGATACAAGTACCTGATCGTCGGCGGCGGGATGACCGCGGACGCGGCGATCGACGGCATACGGCAGATCGATCCGTCGGGCTCCATCGCGATCGTCGGATCCGAGCCGCACCCCCCCTACGATCGCCCGCCGCTCACCAAAGCGCTCTGGAAGGGACGCCCGCTCGACAGCGTCTGGCGCAAGACCAACAGGGCCGGCGCGGACCTGAAACTCGGCCGGACGATCACCGGTCTCGACCTGCGCCGGAAGCAGGCGGCGGACGATCAGGGAACGGTTTACGAGTGGGACAAGCTCCTGTTCGCGACCGGCGGCACGCCCCGGCGGCTCGACGCCCCTGACGGTGATCGCGTCCTCTACTACCGGACGCTCGACGACTATACGCGGCTCCGCGCGCTCACCGAGCGGGGGGAGCGGTTTGCCGTCATCGGGGCCGGGTTCATCGGGTCGGAGATCGCGGCCGCGCTCGCGATGAACAACAAGCGCGTCACCCTGCTCTTTCCCGGCGAGGGCATCGGAGGGCGCGTCTATCCGCGGGAGCTGTCGCAATTCCTGAACGGCTACTACCGGGACAAAGGCGTCGACCTGCAGCCGGGACAGCGCGTCGCGGCGATCGAAGCGGCGGGAGACAAGACCCGCGTGCGCACGCTGGGCGGGATGGACGTGACCGTCGACGGCGTCGTCGCCGGGCTCGGTATCGAGCCGAACATCGGGTTGGCGCGGTCGGCCGGGCTGGAGACCACCGATGGCGTGGCCGTGGACGAGATGCTCCGGGCCGGCCACCCGGACGTGTACGCCGCGGGCGATGTCGCGCTCTTCTACAACCCGGCGCTCGGCCGGCGCATCCGCGTCGAGCACGAAGACAACGCGAACACGATGGGCAAGGCGGCGGGGCGAAACATGGCCGGCGAAGCGGAGCCGTACCATCATCTGCCGTTCTTCTATTCCGACCTGTTCGACCTCGGATACGAGGCGGTGGGGGATCTCGATTCTCGCTTCGAGACGGTGGTCGACTGGAAGAAGCCGCACCAGGAAGGCGTCGTGTACTACCTGGGGGACGGCCGGGTTCGTGGAGTGCTCCTGTGGAACACCTGGAACCAGGTCGACGCGGCGCGGCGCCTGATCGCCGAACGCGGTCCGTTCCGGCCGGCCGATCTCAAGGGCCGGCTGCCGGAGACCGCATGA
- a CDS encoding ribonuclease HI family protein, which produces MTAGRRRSGARGAVGSRRGAAGPLSTVTICIDGASRGNPGDAAIGVLVLADHSMVREIAERIGVATNNVAEYKALLRGLDEAAALGATTVHIQSDSELLVRQVQGKYKVRNEALIPLYREALARLRRFGHVHIFHVPRTRNAGADGLANRALDTLVRPS; this is translated from the coding sequence GTGACGGCCGGCCGCCGGCGGTCGGGCGCCCGGGGCGCCGTGGGCTCCCGCCGGGGGGCGGCGGGTCCGCTGTCTACCGTGACGATCTGCATTGACGGCGCGTCGCGCGGCAACCCGGGCGACGCGGCGATCGGCGTGCTGGTGCTGGCGGATCACTCGATGGTGCGGGAGATCGCCGAGCGTATCGGCGTCGCGACCAACAACGTCGCGGAGTACAAGGCGCTGCTCCGGGGACTCGACGAGGCCGCCGCGCTCGGCGCTACCACCGTGCACATCCAGAGCGACAGCGAGCTGCTCGTCCGCCAGGTTCAGGGCAAATACAAGGTCCGTAACGAAGCCCTCATCCCGCTGTACCGCGAAGCGCTGGCCCGCCTGCGCCGCTTCGGCCACGTGCACATCTTCCACGTGCCGCGCACCCGCAACGCGGGCGCGGACGGCCTCGCGAACCGGGCGCTGGATACCCTGGTGCGTCCGTCCTGA
- the iolM gene encoding scyllo-inosose 3-dehydrogenase — protein sequence MKGLQFAAEWSPRPDYRVSEFEERTGKAVTGSSVWRHPQLGLVDVVEPRLGPWDVRLRPRACGVCGSDVHFLETDKDGYILYPGLTKFPVVIGHEFSGQVVETGAEVKDLRAGDLVTVEEMIWCGHCVPCRNGWPNQCENLEEIGFTINGAMADQLVVGAKYCWPLTALAEAYGGEDAAAEAGAMCEPTSVAYNGMFVRGEGFKPGGVVAVFGTGPIGFAAIALARAAGASRVIAFEVSPTRQALARKVGADEVHSPVDLDAAGSSPHEAILAASGGRGADMMVEAAGAPTRTVPEMEQALAIGGRIVIIGRAAERAPMYLEHLQTHASQVFGAQGHSGYGTFQNVIRLMASGRIDLRPIITSRFPLAEARDAVLRASKRQDGKVMVRI from the coding sequence ATGAAAGGACTCCAGTTCGCCGCCGAGTGGTCGCCGAGGCCCGACTATCGCGTGTCCGAATTCGAAGAACGCACCGGTAAGGCCGTGACCGGCTCCAGCGTCTGGCGGCACCCCCAACTGGGTCTCGTCGACGTCGTCGAACCGAGGCTGGGCCCCTGGGACGTGCGGCTGCGGCCGCGCGCGTGCGGCGTCTGCGGCTCCGACGTGCACTTCCTCGAGACCGACAAGGACGGCTACATCCTCTACCCCGGCCTGACGAAGTTTCCGGTCGTGATCGGTCATGAGTTCAGCGGCCAGGTCGTCGAGACCGGCGCCGAGGTGAAGGACCTCCGCGCCGGCGACCTCGTCACGGTCGAGGAGATGATCTGGTGCGGCCACTGCGTTCCATGCCGCAACGGCTGGCCGAACCAGTGCGAAAACCTCGAGGAGATCGGCTTCACGATCAACGGCGCGATGGCGGACCAGCTTGTCGTCGGCGCCAAGTACTGCTGGCCGCTCACCGCGCTCGCGGAGGCGTACGGCGGAGAAGACGCGGCCGCGGAAGCCGGGGCGATGTGCGAGCCGACGAGCGTGGCCTACAACGGCATGTTCGTGCGCGGCGAGGGGTTCAAGCCGGGCGGCGTCGTCGCCGTATTCGGCACGGGGCCGATCGGGTTTGCCGCGATCGCGCTCGCGCGCGCGGCGGGGGCGAGCCGGGTTATCGCGTTTGAAGTGAGCCCGACGCGCCAGGCCCTCGCGCGGAAGGTCGGGGCCGACGAGGTACACAGTCCCGTGGACCTTGATGCGGCCGGCTCGAGCCCGCACGAGGCCATTCTCGCGGCCAGCGGCGGCCGCGGCGCCGACATGATGGTGGAGGCCGCGGGGGCGCCGACGCGGACGGTGCCGGAGATGGAGCAGGCGCTCGCGATCGGCGGGCGGATCGTCATCATCGGCCGGGCGGCGGAGCGCGCGCCCATGTACCTCGAGCACCTGCAGACCCACGCTTCGCAGGTCTTCGGGGCGCAGGGCCACTCCGGCTACGGGACCTTCCAGAACGTGATCCGCTTGATGGCCTCCGGCCGCATCGATCTGCGGCCGATCATCACGAGCCGGTTTCCGCTCGCCGAGGCGCGCGATGCGGTGCTGCGAGCCAGCAAGCGCCAGGACGGCAAAGTGATGGTCCGGATCTGA
- a CDS encoding heparan-alpha-glucosaminide N-acetyltransferase domain-containing protein, producing the protein MDAFRGAVIAGMLVVNNVPWTSATPRQLMHAPWGQGVTFTDMILPWFVLAMGVAVPQSHAARGAAWLRIWRVVRRAVLLAGLGVLLNSLEVHRFVLNIDVLQLIGLAYLVAAAFGGLPMLARLAAAAVLLGAHAALLAFVPAPGAAAGSLLQGHNIVQYLNDAYLAHYHLAGLLSVAPAAALALIGGAAGEMLRRGVLSGREDESRAIHPAAAAAAVGLGGLALAGAGWAWGGVLPLSKPLWTASYALLAGGFGLALLAAFYALADLAGWRAVAAPLAVLGVNAIVAYVAPILFKVLVLDALHAHTAAGAFVSLESAIIASLVDRLGTVPALWLYTGAYVVVWWLGLVPLYRARIFVRV; encoded by the coding sequence TTGGACGCGTTTCGCGGCGCCGTGATTGCCGGGATGCTCGTCGTCAACAACGTGCCCTGGACGAGCGCGACGCCGCGCCAGTTGATGCACGCCCCGTGGGGCCAGGGTGTCACGTTCACCGACATGATTCTGCCGTGGTTCGTGCTCGCCATGGGCGTCGCGGTACCGCAGAGCCACGCCGCGCGCGGCGCGGCCTGGCTGCGGATCTGGCGGGTCGTCCGGCGCGCGGTGCTGCTGGCCGGCCTCGGCGTCCTGCTCAATTCGCTCGAAGTCCACCGGTTCGTCCTGAACATCGACGTCCTGCAGTTGATCGGACTCGCGTATCTCGTCGCGGCGGCGTTCGGCGGACTGCCGATGCTCGCGCGCCTCGCGGCGGCCGCGGTCCTGCTCGGCGCGCACGCGGCGCTGCTGGCGTTCGTGCCGGCGCCCGGCGCGGCGGCGGGCAGTCTCCTCCAGGGCCACAACATCGTGCAGTACCTCAACGACGCGTATCTCGCCCATTACCACCTTGCGGGCCTGCTGTCCGTCGCGCCCGCGGCCGCGCTCGCGTTGATCGGTGGGGCGGCCGGCGAGATGCTGCGGCGCGGCGTGCTGTCGGGGCGGGAGGACGAGTCGCGGGCGATCCATCCGGCGGCGGCCGCGGCCGCGGTCGGTCTCGGCGGGCTCGCGCTCGCCGGCGCCGGCTGGGCGTGGGGCGGCGTGTTGCCGCTCAGCAAGCCGCTGTGGACGGCGTCGTACGCGCTGCTGGCCGGCGGCTTCGGGCTCGCGCTGCTGGCGGCGTTCTACGCGCTTGCGGACCTCGCGGGCTGGCGCGCCGTCGCCGCGCCGCTCGCGGTCCTCGGCGTGAACGCGATCGTCGCGTACGTGGCGCCGATTCTCTTCAAGGTGCTGGTGCTCGACGCGCTGCACGCGCACACGGCCGCGGGCGCCTTCGTCTCGCTGGAGTCCGCGATCATCGCCTCGCTCGTGGACCGGCTCGGAACCGTGCCGGCGCTCTGGCTCTACACCGGCGCGTACGTGGTCGTGTGGTGGCTTGGGCTGGTGCCCCTGTACCGCGCCCGAATCTTCGTTCGCGTCTAG
- a CDS encoding amidohydrolase family protein → MTDAHLHLATASMFQRLRARPWPLRPQAREFFAGQSGRVARRFDGLEGVSIAEHAARWKAVFDKAGIGTGVFIAIGEGNEELAEFVRLAPDRFQAWGSVVDPTAPDAAATVARFGAWGLRGLKLYPPVQRFQASDRAVYPVYEAAAAQGLPVLYHFGITVAPIYDLTYANPLPLSSVARDFPEITFGIAHCGAGFLREALFLAYHTENIWTDTSGTNNWREYTPGAPGLDQVFRDLLRAFGPRRILFGTDSTAPGEYREKILREQQQIFRDLEISDEDTHAIFEGNARRILHLP, encoded by the coding sequence ATCACCGACGCGCACCTGCACCTTGCGACCGCCTCGATGTTTCAGCGTCTGCGCGCGCGCCCGTGGCCGCTGCGGCCGCAGGCGCGCGAGTTCTTCGCGGGGCAATCCGGGCGCGTCGCGCGCCGGTTCGATGGCCTCGAGGGCGTGAGCATCGCCGAGCACGCCGCGAGGTGGAAGGCGGTGTTCGACAAAGCCGGCATCGGCACCGGCGTGTTCATCGCGATCGGCGAGGGCAACGAAGAGCTCGCCGAGTTCGTGCGGCTCGCCCCGGACCGCTTCCAAGCCTGGGGCAGCGTCGTCGATCCCACGGCGCCGGATGCGGCCGCGACCGTGGCGCGCTTCGGCGCGTGGGGCCTGCGCGGACTCAAGCTCTATCCGCCGGTCCAGCGCTTTCAGGCCAGCGACCGGGCCGTCTATCCGGTCTACGAAGCCGCGGCGGCGCAGGGTCTGCCCGTCCTCTATCACTTCGGAATCACGGTCGCGCCGATCTACGACCTGACCTACGCGAATCCGCTGCCGCTCTCGAGCGTCGCGCGCGACTTCCCGGAGATCACCTTCGGCATCGCGCACTGCGGCGCCGGCTTCCTGCGCGAGGCGCTGTTCCTCGCGTATCACACGGAGAACATCTGGACGGACACGTCGGGGACGAACAACTGGCGGGAGTACACGCCGGGCGCGCCCGGGCTCGATCAGGTCTTCCGGGATCTCCTCCGAGCGTTCGGGCCGCGGCGTATCCTCTTCGGCACGGACTCCACCGCGCCCGGCGAGTACCGCGAAAAGATCCTGCGCGAGCAGCAGCAGATCTTCAGGGACCTCGAAATTTCCGACGAGGACACACACGCGATCTTCGAGGGCAACGCGCGCCGGATACTGCACCTGCCCTAG
- a CDS encoding C4-type zinc ribbon domain-containing protein: MSAEPSPGASPVTASEGLAALAALWAVQQADRQLAALRAERAELDDGTALREETETARAAAQDAADRLHAALATQRDQELRLATTESKQKKAEGDLYGGRVSNPKELAGLEEEIGVLAKARDHLQDSILGLFDEVERLRGEEAERGAAARALDERLAAHLAAFERERARTDAGIAAKEAERAGLAAAVDARLLKKYESIAAQEGGIGMVAIAGGFCGGCHNDVPARFVSRVRAGDVVTCERCHRILYLDGPQ; the protein is encoded by the coding sequence ATGAGCGCCGAGCCTTCCCCGGGCGCGAGTCCCGTCACCGCTTCGGAGGGCCTCGCCGCGCTGGCGGCGCTCTGGGCCGTGCAGCAGGCCGATCGGCAGCTCGCGGCGCTGCGGGCCGAGCGCGCCGAACTGGACGACGGGACGGCGCTGCGGGAGGAAACCGAGACCGCCCGGGCCGCGGCGCAGGACGCGGCGGACCGGTTGCACGCCGCGCTGGCCACGCAGCGCGATCAGGAGCTGCGGCTGGCGACGACCGAATCGAAGCAGAAGAAGGCCGAAGGCGATCTGTACGGCGGCCGCGTCTCCAATCCGAAAGAGCTGGCCGGCCTGGAAGAAGAGATCGGCGTGCTCGCCAAGGCCCGCGACCATCTGCAGGACAGTATTCTCGGCCTCTTCGACGAGGTCGAGCGGCTCAGAGGCGAGGAGGCGGAACGCGGGGCCGCGGCCCGCGCGCTCGACGAGCGGCTCGCCGCGCACCTGGCGGCCTTCGAGCGGGAGCGCGCTCGGACCGACGCGGGGATCGCCGCGAAGGAAGCGGAGCGGGCCGGCCTCGCGGCGGCGGTCGACGCGCGGCTCCTCAAGAAGTACGAAAGCATCGCAGCCCAGGAGGGCGGCATCGGAATGGTCGCGATCGCGGGGGGATTCTGCGGAGGCTGCCACAACGACGTGCCGGCGCGATTCGTCTCGCGGGTGCGCGCCGGCGACGTGGTCACCTGCGAGCGCTGCCACCGGATTCTGTATCTCGACGGTCCGCAGTGA
- a CDS encoding DNA-formamidopyrimidine glycosylase family protein yields the protein MPELPFVTTVVENLAPLVRGRTVDEVVVRGVSVLKTFDPSIADLRGRRVLGVRRRGKLLVLDFTGDLVLVIHLRRNGRLKAVPRGTGRTARDLAFVLVLDRGPDIQMIEIGSKKAASVWLYSAGRLAEAEPLLGLGIEPLSPEFTADALARALRGARMRLKAFLVTQRYVVGIGNTYADEILWEARLSPQAMTTSLDEGEIGRLHDAIASTLRRGIEVHRGAAAGGLPMKEPLEGLAVHRKGGEPCPRCGARVAVIYYEDRETYYCPVCQAAGKVYADRRRSRLLR from the coding sequence ATGCCTGAACTTCCGTTCGTCACCACGGTCGTAGAAAACCTCGCGCCGCTCGTTCGGGGGCGGACCGTCGACGAGGTGGTCGTCCGCGGCGTGTCGGTGCTGAAGACGTTCGATCCATCGATCGCCGATCTGCGCGGCCGCCGGGTGCTCGGCGTGCGCCGGCGAGGCAAGTTGCTCGTGCTCGACTTCACCGGCGATCTCGTCCTCGTGATCCATCTCCGGCGCAACGGACGGCTCAAGGCGGTCCCGCGCGGGACGGGCCGCACCGCCCGGGACCTCGCGTTCGTGCTGGTGCTCGACCGCGGGCCCGACATCCAGATGATCGAGATCGGCTCTAAGAAGGCCGCGTCGGTCTGGCTGTATTCCGCCGGGCGCCTCGCCGAGGCGGAGCCCCTGCTCGGCCTCGGCATCGAGCCGCTCTCTCCCGAGTTCACGGCGGACGCGCTCGCGCGGGCGCTGCGGGGCGCGCGGATGCGGCTGAAAGCCTTCCTCGTCACCCAGCGGTACGTCGTCGGCATTGGCAACACGTACGCGGACGAGATCCTGTGGGAGGCGCGTCTCTCGCCGCAGGCGATGACGACGTCGCTCGACGAGGGCGAGATCGGGAGGCTGCACGACGCGATCGCCTCGACACTCCGGCGCGGGATAGAGGTCCACCGCGGCGCGGCCGCGGGCGGCCTGCCGATGAAGGAGCCCCTCGAAGGGCTCGCCGTCCACCGTAAAGGCGGCGAGCCGTGCCCGCGCTGCGGCGCCCGGGTCGCCGTCATCTACTACGAGGACCGGGAGACCTACTACTGTCCCGTCTGTCAGGCAGCAGGGAAAGTCTACGCCGACCGGCGGAGATCGAGATTACTTCGTTAA
- a CDS encoding choice-of-anchor tandem repeat NxxGxxAF-containing protein — MRPRALRLRAAVPAALLVVLFATFPPPLRGATPAVDVPGATAAAPPPSAARSPVASLRLIVRTGDRAPDGGTYTKLADPALNDAGDLAFGAETTAQESAQALFLRHAGRTTTLVAAGRLAATGGTFATFSDVVLNNKGTAIFLGRTTARDARLGIYAVRNGVLAPVVITGQPAPSGGVFTDFANATINDDGVIAFVGRTNGTGTEGIYTSSGGKTTARVMGGWPAPTGGLFLFFLDGSPALNDRGQIAFVAATTEHATQGVYVLTGDRVVPVVTTDDLAPVGARFTEFGFVNLTRDGTVGFVGRSARGAVHEALYATGREALVTLARVGDTADDGVPFPTFTNVLMNSAEDTVFEPGIVRFPDVYPHTIYLARRSGVAVIAREGEAAPGGAKFTAFSQAIINDHRQVAFVAETDDGRHGIYLMTLR; from the coding sequence ATGCGACCGCGAGCGCTCCGGCTCCGCGCGGCCGTTCCGGCCGCGCTTCTCGTCGTCCTGTTCGCGACGTTCCCGCCCCCGCTGCGCGGGGCCACGCCCGCAGTAGACGTTCCGGGCGCGACCGCGGCCGCCCCGCCGCCGTCTGCCGCTCGGAGTCCCGTCGCGTCGCTGCGGCTGATCGTGCGCACGGGCGACCGCGCCCCGGACGGCGGCACCTACACCAAGCTCGCCGACCCGGCGCTCAACGACGCGGGCGACCTTGCCTTCGGCGCCGAGACCACCGCGCAGGAGAGCGCGCAGGCGCTGTTTCTCCGGCACGCCGGGCGCACGACGACGCTCGTGGCAGCCGGACGGCTCGCCGCAACGGGCGGTACCTTCGCCACGTTCAGCGACGTCGTCCTCAACAACAAGGGCACCGCCATCTTCCTCGGCCGGACGACGGCCCGCGATGCCCGTCTGGGAATCTACGCGGTGCGGAACGGCGTGCTCGCGCCGGTCGTGATCACGGGGCAGCCGGCGCCGAGCGGCGGCGTCTTCACAGACTTTGCGAACGCGACGATCAACGACGACGGGGTGATCGCCTTCGTCGGGCGGACCAACGGGACCGGCACGGAAGGCATCTACACGAGCAGCGGCGGGAAAACAACGGCGCGCGTGATGGGCGGCTGGCCTGCGCCGACGGGTGGGCTGTTCCTGTTCTTCCTCGACGGCAGTCCGGCGCTCAACGACCGCGGCCAGATCGCCTTCGTGGCGGCGACCACCGAACACGCGACCCAGGGCGTGTACGTGCTGACCGGCGACCGCGTGGTGCCGGTCGTCACCACCGACGACCTGGCGCCGGTCGGCGCACGCTTTACCGAGTTCGGCTTCGTCAACCTGACCCGCGACGGGACGGTCGGCTTCGTCGGGCGGTCGGCGCGGGGCGCGGTGCACGAGGCGCTCTACGCGACGGGACGCGAGGCGCTCGTGACGCTCGCGCGCGTGGGCGACACGGCCGACGACGGGGTGCCGTTCCCGACCTTCACGAACGTCCTGATGAACAGCGCGGAGGACACCGTGTTTGAACCCGGCATCGTGCGCTTCCCCGACGTATACCCGCACACGATCTATCTCGCCCGCCGCTCCGGGGTTGCCGTGATCGCCCGGGAAGGCGAAGCCGCGCCCGGCGGGGCCAAGTTCACCGCGTTCAGCCAGGCGATCATCAATGACCACCGGCAGGTGGCGTTCGTCGCGGAGACCGACGACGGCCGGCACGGCATCTACCTCATGACGCTTCGATGA